Part of the Lentimicrobiaceae bacterium genome, TACAATATAATTTACTTACATTACAAGTAATTTTTACATCACAGCCTCCGCTCAGGTCTGTTTGCAATGATGAGAAATTTAATTTTTGTTTCGATATAATATCGCAACCACCACTTGCTGTGATGGCATCCAGATTTTGAAAAGTACAATAAACCATCATTTTTTTTGCATTTTTGATGCTTTTATCCGAATATATACATAAAGTACCGTCTTTTACTTCCGTACGAATAAATTCAATCAGATTTTCATCCGCTTCAACCTGTAACTTTATTTCCTTTCCCTGAATAAGTTCAACATCTATTTCACCACTGACTTTTAAATCGTGAAATGATGTTACCAAACGGGTTTGCTTTACAACATTTCCGTTTCCTGTAATAAAATTGTCATTATCTACCGGTTTGGCGGATGATAAAACTGGCATAACAAATATTGCCGTTGCCAGCGAAAATACTTTAATTAAATTTTTCATGATTAATGTGTTTAAATTTTTTTTAAGACGGTTAATTTCTTTTAATGTTACAGCATAGTTGATTATTTCTATCTAAATATCAGAAATAATTATTAATAAGAAATTACAATACAATTATTTATATCATTTTATTAATTTTGACCCTACCAATTGCATTTTAATTATAAATTTGCAATTTAAATTTATTCTAAATTAATGACTCTTCTCGACCTTGAAACAGGCAAAAAAGGATTCATTACCAAAGTAAAAGGACGCGGAGCTTTTCGCAAACGCATCATGGAGATGGGTTTCCTTACCGGTAAAGAAATCACGGTGGTAAAAAAAGCACCCCTGCGTGACCCGGTAGAATACAATATTATGGGGTACAATGTTTCTTTACGTAACAGCGAAGCCGCCTTCATAGAAATTATTTCCGAAACAGAGTCAACTCAGGGTAAGAAACAACCCTCGGCAGAAAGTTTCAGCGGAGAATATGTTAAAAATCATTTATTACAATTTGATAAAGTTATAAATGTAGCCTTTGTCGGAAATCCAAACAGTGGGAAAACCACCATTTTTAACTATGCTTCCGGGGCAAAAGAAAGAGTAGGTAATTACAGCGGGGTTACCGTAGAAGCCAAAGATGCCCGTTTCCGGTTGCAGGATTATACCTTTAATGTAACCGACCTGCCTGGAACCTATTCTATTTCCGCTTACTCTCCCGAAGAACTTTTTGTAAGGGATTTTATCAGCCAGAATATGCCCGACGTGGTGGTGAATGTGGTTGATGCTTCTAACCTTGAACGTAACCTGTACCTTACCACCCAGTTAATTGATATGGATATTAAAGTGGTGGTAGCTTTGAATATGTACGACGAACTTACAAACAGCGGCAACAAGCTTAACCATAATTATTTAGGTAAATTGTTAGGGATTCCATTCGTACCCACCGTTGGCAGCCGTGGAAAAGGAATTGATGACCTGTTGCAAAAAATTATTGAAGTTCACGAAGACCGCGAAAAAACAGCACGGCATATTCACATCCACTATGGAAATGTTCTGGAAAACAGCATACGTAATATACAGGAACAGGTAAAAAAGCCCTGCAATCAACCTTTGATAGACACTATTTCATCGCGTTTTCTTGCTCTGAAACTTCTTGAAAAAGATAAGCAGACACAACATATTATTGAAAACTCCACGAATAATGCCGGAGAAATACTGAAAATTGCCGAAAAAGAAAGAAAACGCATAGTCAACGACCTGAATGAAGAGCCGGAAACGCTGATTACCGACGCCAAATACGGTTTTATTGCTGGTGCTTTGCGCGAAACACTGCAAACAAGCAGAGAAGCCAAGGTGAGCCGAAGTGAAATCATTGATATTTTCATCACACATAAAATATGGGGTATTCCCATTTTTATCGCTTTTATGTGGCTGACTTTTTATTTTACTTTTAGGTTGGGAATTTACCCCCAGCAATGGATAGAAGCTTCTGTTGATTATATTTCGGGTATATTGCAGCAATATATGCAGCCGGGTATGCTGAAGGATTTGTTTATACAGGGAATCATTA contains:
- a CDS encoding DUF2807 domain-containing protein, with the protein product MKNLIKVFSLATAIFVMPVLSSAKPVDNDNFITGNGNVVKQTRLVTSFHDLKVSGEIDVELIQGKEIKLQVEADENLIEFIRTEVKDGTLCIYSDKSIKNAKKMMVYCTFQNLDAITASGGCDIISKQKLNFSSLQTDLSGGCDVKITCNVSKLYCKLSGGCDMVLSGEAENCTFTASGGCDIKASGLRIKNCTVDASGGSDVSVYATGELTIKASGASDITYSGNPRKVMKNADKSSDIKGR
- a CDS encoding 50S ribosome-binding GTPase, with translation MTLLDLETGKKGFITKVKGRGAFRKRIMEMGFLTGKEITVVKKAPLRDPVEYNIMGYNVSLRNSEAAFIEIISETESTQGKKQPSAESFSGEYVKNHLLQFDKVINVAFVGNPNSGKTTIFNYASGAKERVGNYSGVTVEAKDARFRLQDYTFNVTDLPGTYSISAYSPEELFVRDFISQNMPDVVVNVVDASNLERNLYLTTQLIDMDIKVVVALNMYDELTNSGNKLNHNYLGKLLGIPFVPTVGSRGKGIDDLLQKIIEVHEDREKTARHIHIHYGNVLENSIRNIQEQVKKPCNQPLIDTISSRFLALKLLEKDKQTQHIIENSTNNAGEILKIAEKERKRIVNDLNEEPETLITDAKYGFIAGALRETLQTSREAKVSRSEIIDIFITHKIWGIPIFIAFMWLTFYFTFRLGIYPQQWIEASVDYISGILQQYMQPGMLKDLFIQGII